Proteins from one Piscinibacter lacus genomic window:
- a CDS encoding YbaB/EbfC family nucleoid-associated protein codes for MLKGQLAGLMKQAQAMQDNLKRAQDELALLEVEGQSGGGLVKVTMTCKHDVKRIAIDPSLLADDKDMLEDLVAAAFNDGLRRAEALSAEKMAKITAGMPLPPGMKLPF; via the coding sequence ATGCTCAAGGGACAACTTGCCGGCCTGATGAAGCAGGCCCAGGCCATGCAGGACAACCTCAAGCGCGCCCAGGACGAACTGGCGCTGCTGGAAGTCGAAGGCCAGTCCGGCGGCGGCCTGGTCAAGGTCACCATGACCTGCAAGCACGACGTGAAGCGCATCGCCATCGACCCCAGCCTGCTGGCCGACGACAAGGACATGCTCGAAGACCTGGTCGCCGCCGCCTTCAACGACGGCTTGCGCCGCGCCGAGGCGCTGAGCGCCGAGAAGATGGCCAAGATCACCGCCGGCATGCCCCTGCCGCCGGGCATGAAGCTGCCCTTCTGA
- the recR gene encoding recombination mediator RecR — protein sequence MSAAPGALESLIEALRRLPGVGQKSAQRMAYHLLQHDRPAARQLAQALGHADQAVRHCARCHTFTEAEVCTTCLDPARNGRQLLVVETPADQAALERSGSYRGLYFVLMGRLSPLDGIGVHDIGLAPLLARAQDGEVEELILATSFTAEGEATAQAIAQALKPQGLNVTRLARGVPVGSELEYVDLGTLAHALADRR from the coding sequence ATGAGCGCCGCCCCCGGCGCGCTGGAATCGCTGATCGAAGCCCTGCGCCGCCTGCCCGGCGTCGGGCAGAAATCGGCCCAGCGCATGGCCTACCACCTGCTGCAGCACGATCGCCCGGCGGCGCGCCAGCTCGCCCAGGCCCTGGGCCATGCCGACCAGGCGGTGCGCCACTGCGCGCGCTGCCACACCTTCACCGAGGCCGAGGTCTGCACCACCTGCCTCGACCCGGCCCGCAACGGCCGGCAGTTGCTGGTCGTCGAGACGCCGGCCGACCAGGCCGCGCTGGAGCGCAGCGGCAGCTACCGCGGCCTTTACTTCGTGCTGATGGGCCGCCTTTCGCCGCTGGATGGCATCGGCGTGCATGACATCGGCCTGGCCCCGCTGCTGGCGCGGGCGCAGGACGGCGAGGTCGAGGAACTGATCCTCGCCACCAGCTTCACCGCCGAGGGCGAGGCCACCGCCCAGGCCATCGCCCAGGCACTCAAGCCCCAGGGCCTGAACGTGACCCGCCTGGCGCGCGGCGTGCCCGTCGGCAGCGAGCTGGAATACGTCGACCTCGGCACCCTGGCCCACGCCCTGGCCGACCGGCGCTGA